A region of the Sinorhizobium arboris LMG 14919 genome:
GACGTTCTGGGCCCTGACGGTACCGCCTGCAATGCCGAAGGGCACTTTCACGGCACCGACGACCGACTGACCGGTGAAGACCAGATTCTCTGCAGCCTTGCGGATCGCATCGGGCGAGATATCCGTGTTCATCGCATCCGCCGCAGCCATCAGTTGCGGCAACGCCGCCGTATTGACGCCGTTGAGAGTAAGTCCGTTAAAGCTCGCCGTTCCCGATCCGCTGAGCGAGTGCGCCATTGCCTGCGGAGTCGCGCCCGTAGCCTCCATCGCAACCGCAAGGTCGAAGCGGCCGGTCGCCACCGGGCCATTCGCCCGCACCCAACCCGCCTCGGCAAGCTCGGCGCCCTTCAGATCGAACCGCGAGCGCAGATACCCGGAGCCATTCGCGTTGCCGAATTGCAGCCGTCCCTCGAGCTTGCCCCCCAGCCAGTCTCCCGTCGCCTCGCTGAGCGTGAGTTCGTCGCCCTTCCATTCGAGCCTACCGGCAAAGCCGGTCACCGGACCGTAGACGCCTGGCCAGAAGCGCTTTGCGCTTATGTTGATTGCCATGTCGAGGTCGGTCCATGCAGGTTTCACGACCGGTGCCAGCGCCAGTCCCCCCGTGCTTGCGTCATTAACCTGCCCCAGAATGCCTTCGCCGAGCCAGGCGAGATCGAGGGCATCGAGCGCCAGCTCCCCTTCGGCCTTGCCGGAAACCTTGCGGTCGATCGAAAGCGCACCGGCAAAGCCGTTCCGATCGGCCCGGCCCTCTATCGCGGTGATCGAAATCTTTTCAGGGTCGGTTGCAAACTCAGCCGAAACCGTCACCGGCAAACCGCTGCCCATCTGCGGCAGCCCGATACCCTGCAACAGCAGATAGGGCTCCAGGTCCTCGGACTTCAGCGTGAGCTTCCCTTGGCCTTCGAGATAATGTGCGCGCGAAAGATCGAAAACACCGTTCGCGGCAAGCGATGTCCGCTCCGTGGTGAAGGTCAGGGCGCCGTTGGCCTTCGATCCGTCCGTGCTCTGCAGCTTGATCGCAAGAATGCCGTTCGCGTCCGCTTCGAACGGCAGCGGATCCAACCCGGCCTGCCCCAGGAGAACGGATGTCTGCGGATTCTCGAGCGTCGCCTCCAGCAGCATGCCCTGGCCGGCGACCGCCTGCGCGACATCGGGCGCCTGATAGCTTGCAGCTATCTTGCCCCCGCTCGCGGTACCGATCACGCCGAAGGTGACGGGCGCATTCCCCTCCTTGTTGCCGGCTGTCAGCGTCAGGTCGAGGGCCGCATCGGAGAAATAGGGCCCGGCCTTGATGAGCCGTGCGAGCGCCGGATGGACCGCACTATGCCGTCCGATCATTTCGAGAAAGGGCGTAAGCTCCTTGGCGGCAAGCTTCATCTTCGCCGATACGACCGGCTTTTCGAGTCCGCCGCTCATTCGGCCGGAGAAGGCAAGCTGTGCGCCCGACAGAGCGCCGATGGCCACGCGCTCCGCCTGCAGCTGGCCGTTTTTCAGGGTGAGCACCGCTTGAACGTCATGCGCTTCCTCACCGAAGGCGGCGAAGGTCTCGGCGGAGAGGTCGGCGGCGATCGCGTGCTGCAGCAACGTCCCGGTGGATGCGTCTCCCGCGACGAGGCCGGCCAAAGCCTGAAGCGCCTCCAGGTCTATGCGGTCGCCTTTCAATTGCATGGACAGGGCGGGCGGCTGATCGGCGAAGGACTGCCTCTCGATCCTGCCGCGCAACGTCGCCGGACCGGCCGCCACTTCGAGGCTTTCAAACTGCTGCAGAGTGTCCGTCAGATTGACGGTCGCCGAGAACCCCGCCGCTTTGAGCGTGCGGATCGCCGGATCGACCGATCCCGCCAGCCAATTCGCGAAACCAGACGGCTGGTTCGAAGCGACGACGAGATCTCCGCGGAAGGATCGCTGCTCCCTGAGGTTCAGCCGGCCCTTGGCTTCCAATTGCGTGCGGCCGGGCAGCAGCGCGACCGCATTGTCGACGATCCAGCCGGCGCCGTCTGGTCTGACGTCGAGGCGGACGTCGCGCACCGTCGTGTCGCCGATCACGATAGCCGGAAGCTTCAGGCTGGCCCGCCCGGGCACCTGTGGAATCGGGATATCGGCGGCAATCGCCAGCATCGCATCGATCCGCTGGCGGAGCGAAATTGCCGGATCGCGTCCCGTCTTGCCGCTCCTGCCGGAATTGCCGATGCGGCTGACATCTATCTGCTGACCATCGGCGACCAGCAGGAATTTCTGGTCCTTGCCGGTGTCGAGCGTCGCCTCGCCGGTGACGATATAGGGGTCGTCCGGCGGCCCGATCTCGAAATGGTATTCCGGTACGCGGATGCTTTCGTTGGTAAGCTGGAACTCGCCGTTGACGCGAAGGGCTCCGTCCGCCTTGACTTCGCTGGCGGGCCGGTTTTCGGTGAGCGTGAAGCGGCCGGCATAGACAGGTCTGAAATCGACGACCTTCAGATTGCCGTCGAGTTCCACACCGAAGGGCCGCTCGTCCGGCACCAGCCGCGCCCGCAGGCTCAAGGCTCCCGCCTCATCGACGGCGTTGCTCGTCAGCGAGAAGCTGCCCGCTTCCCCATCAAGCGTCGCGCGGCCGTCGACCCTCCAAGGGCCCGCCAGCGTGCGGGCGGAGAGATCGGCGGAGAGGTCGCTGACGCGGCGCGTGCGTCCGGTCTGCTCATCCACGAACTCGATCTCGCCGTCGGCGATCTCGACCTTCTCCAGCACGACCGTCTTGGCAGGGATCGCCGTACGCGATCCGCGCGCCCAATCGAGCGTGCCGTCCGGCTGGAGCCGGATTCGCGCCTTCGGGCGATCGAGCCGCATATCGAAGATCAGCGCCTCCCCGCTCAGGAAGGGCGCAAGCTCCGCGCTCATCGAAAACCGGGCGACCTGAACAAGCGGCGGACCGCCGTCGCTCGCTCCGACGCGCACGTCGTTGAGCGTGACGGTCGGAAACGGAATGAGACGCGCATCGACGCTGCCGTGGACCACCACAGGCTTGCCCATGATGCGGCTTGCCTCCCGCTCGAAATCGTTGCGGAAGCTGGTCCAGTCTATAAACAGGGGGGCGATCAGCGCGGCAAAGAGCGCGACAACCAACAGTCCGCCGAGGGTAACCAGAATTCGCGCCAGCACCGTGTCACATTCCCGTCAGTTCGTTCGCCCCTGTGCATTGCGGCTTTGAGCCGATTTTGCAAGCCTCAGGCAAAGATCTTGCCCGGATTGAAGATGTTGTCGGGGTCGAGAGAGTGCTTGATCTG
Encoded here:
- a CDS encoding AsmA family protein, whose protein sequence is MLARILVTLGGLLVVALFAALIAPLFIDWTSFRNDFEREASRIMGKPVVVHGSVDARLIPFPTVTLNDVRVGASDGGPPLVQVARFSMSAELAPFLSGEALIFDMRLDRPKARIRLQPDGTLDWARGSRTAIPAKTVVLEKVEIADGEIEFVDEQTGRTRRVSDLSADLSARTLAGPWRVDGRATLDGEAGSFSLTSNAVDEAGALSLRARLVPDERPFGVELDGNLKVVDFRPVYAGRFTLTENRPASEVKADGALRVNGEFQLTNESIRVPEYHFEIGPPDDPYIVTGEATLDTGKDQKFLLVADGQQIDVSRIGNSGRSGKTGRDPAISLRQRIDAMLAIAADIPIPQVPGRASLKLPAIVIGDTTVRDVRLDVRPDGAGWIVDNAVALLPGRTQLEAKGRLNLREQRSFRGDLVVASNQPSGFANWLAGSVDPAIRTLKAAGFSATVNLTDTLQQFESLEVAAGPATLRGRIERQSFADQPPALSMQLKGDRIDLEALQALAGLVAGDASTGTLLQHAIAADLSAETFAAFGEEAHDVQAVLTLKNGQLQAERVAIGALSGAQLAFSGRMSGGLEKPVVSAKMKLAAKELTPFLEMIGRHSAVHPALARLIKAGPYFSDAALDLTLTAGNKEGNAPVTFGVIGTASGGKIAASYQAPDVAQAVAGQGMLLEATLENPQTSVLLGQAGLDPLPFEADANGILAIKLQSTDGSKANGALTFTTERTSLAANGVFDLSRAHYLEGQGKLTLKSEDLEPYLLLQGIGLPQMGSGLPVTVSAEFATDPEKISITAIEGRADRNGFAGALSIDRKVSGKAEGELALDALDLAWLGEGILGQVNDASTGGLALAPVVKPAWTDLDMAINISAKRFWPGVYGPVTGFAGRLEWKGDELTLSEATGDWLGGKLEGRLQFGNANGSGYLRSRFDLKGAELAEAGWVRANGPVATGRFDLAVAMEATGATPQAMAHSLSGSGTASFNGLTLNGVNTAALPQLMAAADAMNTDISPDAIRKAAENLVFTGQSVVGAVKVPFGIAGGTVRAQNVAAADGNAAFSGEAAFDLPERRMSGAIDLTFRPGEEALTGAEPRVRFEYAGLLASPGVTVDVTELSNFLSLRAFERERRRVETLQANVLEKQRLRREVALYRARAAEREQQRLRTIAEDRRRQAAAAEAARMKAEAEARAAAERRAEEEERLRMLQLPPRSIGRQQTPVAPLEDARTPQGQNAGPPAGQGLNFDLLPDITVR